A region of Curvibacter sp. AEP1-3 DNA encodes the following proteins:
- a CDS encoding HD-GYP domain-containing protein: protein MWKKLGTPVPIDASQVVIGLYVWLDLTWDEHPFFSSRFMVKTAKDVSIIQSLDIEGKLYYYSEESTAQPGPLIPKPLSEDEAKAAEERAAKAALVAETLALEKAKIAKQKALRDAALRADQAWGNAARAAKAALNELPRSPKVAGKQLMDLSSEAASLVSKNREVLLHLLGDKKEQGPQFHALNCMTLAMLVGKKAGMNERALADLALAALAHDAGESQIPPQILKNPQRKKHEEDFFRQHVDFSTRFADESGAFSAEALAMIADHHEAMDGTGWPRGKKGEALSVGARILAIVDRYDTLCTPDMPKGVPMMPAEALATMFRNESTRLDKALLSLMIKLLGVYPPGTAVQLSDGSLALVIAPGANSLKPTVLLYSPEVSKDDAPTIDLAGESEIKILEAIRPSTLPLDVFEWLNPQQRLSYFFSVDDTKN from the coding sequence ATGTGGAAAAAGCTTGGTACGCCGGTTCCGATTGATGCTTCGCAGGTCGTGATCGGGCTCTATGTCTGGTTGGACCTTACATGGGACGAGCACCCGTTTTTCTCCAGCCGCTTCATGGTCAAGACGGCAAAAGATGTCTCCATCATCCAGTCGCTGGATATTGAAGGAAAGCTGTACTACTACAGTGAAGAAAGCACCGCCCAGCCCGGGCCGCTGATTCCCAAGCCCCTGTCCGAGGACGAAGCCAAAGCAGCGGAAGAACGGGCTGCAAAGGCCGCCTTGGTGGCCGAAACGCTGGCGCTTGAAAAAGCCAAAATTGCCAAGCAAAAAGCCCTGCGTGATGCGGCTCTGCGGGCTGACCAGGCATGGGGGAATGCGGCACGAGCCGCCAAAGCAGCCCTCAATGAGCTGCCCCGTTCCCCGAAGGTGGCGGGCAAACAGCTGATGGATCTGTCGTCAGAAGCTGCGTCCCTGGTGTCCAAAAACCGGGAGGTGCTCCTGCATTTGCTGGGTGACAAGAAAGAACAAGGCCCGCAGTTCCATGCGCTGAACTGCATGACTTTGGCCATGCTGGTCGGCAAGAAGGCCGGCATGAATGAGCGTGCGCTTGCCGATCTGGCCCTGGCCGCCCTTGCGCACGACGCGGGTGAATCGCAGATTCCTCCCCAGATATTGAAGAACCCCCAGCGCAAGAAGCATGAAGAGGACTTCTTCCGCCAGCACGTGGATTTCAGTACCCGGTTTGCGGATGAATCCGGTGCGTTCAGTGCAGAAGCATTGGCAATGATTGCGGACCACCACGAAGCCATGGACGGTACAGGCTGGCCTCGCGGCAAAAAAGGCGAGGCCTTGAGCGTAGGCGCGCGCATTCTCGCCATCGTGGACCGCTACGACACCCTGTGCACTCCGGACATGCCCAAGGGCGTGCCGATGATGCCGGCTGAAGCACTTGCCACCATGTTCCGCAACGAGTCCACCCGCTTGGACAAAGCGTTGTTGAGTCTCATGATCAAGCTGCTGGGTGTGTATCCGCCGGGAACAGCGGTGCAACTGAGTGACGGCTCCTTGGCGCTGGTGATTGCCCCGGGAGCAAATTCCCTGAAGCCGACGGTGTTGCTGTATTCGCCAGAGGTGTCCAAAGACGATGCGCCCACCATTGATTTGGCGGGTGAATCGGAAATCAAGATCCTGGAAGCGATCCGGCCCTCAACGCTTCCGCTGGATGTATTTGAGTGGCTCAACCCGCAACAGCGCTTGTCCTACTTCTTCTCGGTGGACGACACCAAGAACTAA
- a CDS encoding methyl-accepting chemotaxis protein has translation MQHRGLTIRAQLTLAFGTLVLLLVAASGLGLYAADKAHEEMEDFIHGSNARDTLAEEVQVAVERRAIAARNLLLVDTAADRDEEYGVVVKAHEEVQKRIADLLARMSDDGVTAEAKALAADIAKVETQYGPVALAIVDLARKGQKDEASAKLSRECRPLLKALIQKVDAFGEASHKASLEAIAASEADFARLRNLLIGLSIMGTVVACMVAWVVVRHLTRALGAEPAELNLAAQRVAEGDLTTMPILQTAPAGSVLAYMATMQASLVDIVSRVRGASDSIATGAEQIAVGGMELSQRTEEQASALEETAATMEEFTGSARRSTESAGHANELAKTASTVAGRGGDEVSAVVNTMRGINESSRRINDIISVIDGIAFQTNILALNAAVEAARAGEQGRGFAVVASEVRSLAGRSAEAAKEIKTLISASVHQVEEGSSLVERAGITMQEVVDAVKRVGDIVGEISHTSFEQDQAISQIGEALNQLDKTTQQNAALVEESAAASQNLQHQTQELVDTVAIFKLDAERGLKHAHRTVSNLRLGMA, from the coding sequence ATGCAGCACCGCGGACTCACTATTCGAGCGCAATTGACGCTCGCTTTCGGCACTCTGGTGCTTTTGCTTGTTGCCGCCTCAGGACTGGGCCTCTATGCCGCAGACAAAGCGCATGAGGAGATGGAGGACTTCATCCACGGCAGCAACGCCCGCGACACCCTGGCAGAGGAAGTGCAAGTCGCGGTGGAGCGGCGCGCCATAGCAGCCCGGAACCTGCTGCTCGTTGACACCGCGGCTGACCGCGATGAGGAGTACGGCGTGGTGGTGAAAGCACACGAGGAGGTGCAAAAACGCATCGCCGACTTGCTGGCCCGCATGAGCGATGACGGCGTGACAGCCGAAGCGAAGGCGCTGGCCGCCGACATCGCTAAAGTGGAAACCCAGTACGGTCCGGTAGCCTTGGCGATCGTGGACTTGGCGCGCAAAGGCCAGAAGGACGAAGCCAGCGCCAAGCTCTCCCGCGAATGCCGGCCGCTGCTCAAGGCGTTGATCCAGAAGGTGGATGCGTTTGGCGAAGCCAGTCACAAGGCATCCCTGGAAGCCATTGCTGCCTCAGAGGCCGATTTCGCGCGCTTGCGTAATCTGCTGATCGGCTTGTCCATCATGGGCACGGTGGTGGCGTGCATGGTGGCTTGGGTGGTGGTGCGGCACCTCACCCGCGCGCTGGGGGCTGAACCGGCCGAGCTGAATCTGGCCGCGCAGCGGGTGGCCGAGGGCGACCTCACGACCATGCCCATATTGCAGACTGCGCCAGCCGGCAGTGTGCTGGCCTACATGGCGACCATGCAAGCCAGCCTCGTGGACATCGTGAGCCGGGTGCGAGGTGCTTCTGATTCCATTGCCACCGGTGCTGAACAGATCGCGGTGGGCGGTATGGAGCTGAGCCAGCGCACGGAAGAACAAGCCAGCGCATTGGAAGAAACGGCCGCCACCATGGAAGAGTTCACCGGTTCCGCCCGGCGCAGCACGGAAAGCGCGGGCCACGCCAATGAGTTGGCAAAGACGGCGTCCACCGTCGCCGGCCGGGGTGGGGACGAGGTGTCCGCAGTGGTGAACACCATGCGAGGGATCAATGAAAGTTCCCGCCGCATCAACGACATCATCAGTGTGATCGACGGCATTGCGTTCCAAACCAACATCCTCGCGCTGAATGCGGCGGTGGAGGCCGCCCGGGCCGGCGAGCAGGGCCGCGGTTTTGCAGTGGTCGCCAGTGAAGTGCGATCTCTGGCGGGCCGCAGCGCCGAAGCAGCCAAGGAAATCAAAACCCTCATCAGTGCCAGCGTGCACCAGGTGGAGGAGGGCTCCAGCCTGGTGGAGCGCGCAGGCATCACTATGCAGGAAGTGGTGGACGCGGTAAAGCGGGTGGGCGACATCGTGGGCGAAATCAGCCACACCAGCTTCGAGCAAGACCAGGCCATTTCTCAGATCGGCGAGGCACTGAACCAGCTCGACAAAACCACGCAGCAGAACGCAGCACTGGTGGAAGAGAGCGCTGCCGCATCCCAGAACCTGCAACACCAGACGCAGGAACTGGTAGATACCGTCGCGATCTTCAAACTGGATGCGGAAAGGGGCTTGAAGCACGCCCACCGCACGGTGTCCAACCTCCGGCTGGGCATGGCTTGA
- the flgL gene encoding flagellar hook-associated protein FlgL has translation MPVNLSRLASANAYDNALSNLSKRQTALSNLQENLTSGKRVVRPSDDPTAAAQAERSLMRLSRIATDQRALEVQRNTMANAESTLGDVVDALQQFRELVVSAGNGSHTAAERQTIANQLQGLREQILGYANRTDTNGQPLFGALASASVPFTGPTATAPDYTYNGLPGQTATSETAIASSLDGESAFMHQPARDGVYNVSMTTIPAGRSLSTGNVSVTDSSLVTRATYKITFGPVVAGATAGTSSTSYIIEEIPATGDLPTFPGPPYQVGPFTVPDYPSAKPVSVLIADQVGPPAITGMPGLSLTITGTPAAGDVITVDPNPSIFSVMDDAIRDIGGAVNASAASQAVGQAIYNLDIGMNRVSAIRGQAGDLLNRADRITSNQESRSIQLEADRSRAEDLDMIKGVADFQNQQTGYQAALQSYAQVQKLSLFNYIS, from the coding sequence ATGCCCGTCAACTTATCCCGTCTCGCCTCCGCCAACGCTTACGACAATGCCTTGAGCAACTTGTCGAAGCGGCAAACTGCACTGTCAAACCTGCAGGAAAACCTGACCTCCGGCAAGCGCGTCGTCCGCCCCAGCGATGACCCAACCGCCGCAGCCCAGGCCGAGCGCTCTCTCATGCGGCTCTCTCGCATTGCGACCGATCAACGGGCACTCGAGGTGCAACGCAACACCATGGCCAATGCAGAAAGCACTCTGGGCGACGTCGTCGACGCCCTGCAGCAGTTCCGCGAACTGGTGGTGAGTGCGGGCAATGGAAGCCATACCGCTGCAGAGCGCCAAACCATTGCGAACCAGTTGCAAGGTTTGCGTGAGCAGATACTCGGCTACGCCAACCGCACCGACACCAACGGCCAACCGCTGTTCGGAGCGCTGGCAAGTGCCTCAGTACCGTTCACCGGGCCCACCGCTACGGCGCCCGACTACACCTACAACGGCCTTCCCGGACAGACTGCCACCAGCGAAACCGCTATTGCGAGCAGCCTGGATGGTGAAAGTGCTTTCATGCACCAGCCTGCCCGCGACGGTGTGTACAACGTCAGCATGACGACCATCCCTGCCGGGCGCTCCCTCAGCACCGGCAACGTGTCGGTGACGGACTCCAGCCTGGTCACCCGCGCCACCTACAAAATCACGTTCGGGCCGGTGGTCGCGGGCGCCACTGCAGGCACTAGCTCGACCAGTTACATCATTGAAGAAATCCCTGCAACTGGTGACCTGCCGACCTTCCCCGGCCCGCCCTACCAGGTCGGTCCGTTCACCGTGCCGGACTACCCCTCCGCCAAGCCCGTATCGGTACTGATTGCAGACCAGGTCGGCCCACCCGCCATCACCGGCATGCCCGGTCTCTCTCTCACCATCACGGGAACACCTGCGGCCGGTGATGTCATCACCGTAGACCCCAACCCCAGCATCTTCAGCGTGATGGACGATGCCATCCGGGATATTGGCGGTGCCGTCAACGCCAGCGCGGCGAGTCAAGCCGTGGGGCAAGCCATCTATAACCTCGATATCGGCATGAACCGGGTCTCGGCCATCCGGGGGCAGGCCGGCGACTTGCTGAACCGTGCAGACCGCATTACCTCCAACCAGGAAAGCCGCAGCATCCAGCTGGAGGCAGACCGTTCGCGCGCAGAAGACCTGGACATGATCAAGGGTGTGGCGGACTTCCAGAACCAGCAGACCGGCTACCAGGCCGCCCTGCAGTCCTACGCGCAAGTGCAGAAGTTGTCGCTGTTCAATTACATCAGTTGA
- a CDS encoding HDOD domain-containing protein: MSSSVLGSITIGYEPVWDQWRKRIGVRLWLDPESSSAVDANHLIESLQELWPAPREICLLHPRAPGLLSDLLEHSTASNIWLEVPHAWLGDALLAGRVRKAQQRGVKLVWSGEPGDHPTEESASWFHTAMLSLTAQDALGALRAALRQSHEGGNHGSRHTQSPVHAGQFYESLASQALVEHALDQQHVRGVAGWPSEEMLYAYRYRQILPARQALLDLVHAIDADESLEALEHTMGNEPLLCYRFLRYANSAALSLRSEIGSLRQGLMTLGYSRLRAWLMEQLPHASADTNLDPIRHTMVLRARIMERLADAGVEDDLRREVFLCGVFSQVDLLLGENLGAALHRLPLPGRVASAVVGRTGPYAPWLEVAAALEGRNTKVIREVCKAHQIPADEVNRALLRSLNVG; this comes from the coding sequence ATGAGCAGCTCGGTACTCGGCAGCATCACCATCGGCTATGAGCCGGTGTGGGATCAGTGGCGCAAGCGCATCGGCGTGCGCTTATGGCTGGACCCTGAGAGCAGCAGCGCAGTGGATGCCAACCACCTCATTGAATCCCTGCAAGAGCTTTGGCCGGCGCCCCGCGAAATCTGTCTTCTACATCCCCGGGCACCCGGGTTGCTGTCTGACCTGTTGGAGCACAGCACCGCGTCCAACATCTGGTTGGAAGTTCCGCACGCCTGGTTAGGCGATGCGCTCCTGGCAGGTCGGGTGCGCAAGGCACAGCAGCGCGGCGTCAAGCTGGTGTGGAGCGGCGAGCCGGGCGATCACCCCACGGAAGAGTCTGCATCCTGGTTCCATACGGCCATGCTCTCGCTCACCGCGCAAGATGCGCTCGGCGCCTTGCGCGCAGCACTGCGACAAAGCCACGAGGGCGGCAACCATGGGAGTCGCCATACGCAAAGCCCGGTGCACGCGGGGCAGTTCTACGAGTCCCTGGCCAGCCAAGCTCTGGTAGAACATGCCCTGGACCAGCAACATGTGCGCGGCGTAGCCGGTTGGCCCTCGGAAGAAATGCTGTACGCCTACCGCTACCGCCAGATCCTGCCCGCGCGTCAGGCGCTGCTGGACCTGGTGCACGCCATCGATGCAGACGAGTCGCTGGAAGCCCTGGAGCACACCATGGGCAATGAGCCCCTGCTGTGCTACCGCTTTTTGCGCTATGCGAACTCAGCAGCTTTGAGCTTGCGCAGCGAAATCGGCAGCCTGCGCCAAGGCTTGATGACCTTGGGCTACAGCCGCTTGCGGGCCTGGCTCATGGAACAGTTACCGCATGCGAGTGCTGACACCAATCTGGATCCCATTCGCCACACCATGGTGCTGCGCGCGCGCATCATGGAGCGGCTGGCCGATGCGGGTGTGGAAGACGACCTGCGGCGGGAGGTTTTTCTGTGTGGGGTGTTTTCGCAGGTGGATCTGCTGCTGGGAGAAAACCTGGGCGCTGCACTGCATCGCCTTCCCTTGCCGGGCCGCGTCGCCTCGGCGGTGGTGGGGCGCACCGGCCCTTACGCACCCTGGCTGGAAGTAGCGGCAGCGCTAGAGGGGCGGAACACCAAGGTCATCCGCGAGGTCTGCAAGGCCCACCAGATTCCGGCCGACGAGGTCAACCGCGCCCTGCTGCGCAGCTTGAACGTGGGTTGA